One genomic region from Nitrososphaerales archaeon encodes:
- a CDS encoding DUF4184 family protein — protein MPFTPLHFAYPWLLKWRFNSLNTLTLIVASFVPDVENSILMLMGIYPNRLVTHSLIGVFTIDPALAILIAYILTRINLESIGLPNLKPLTLNFNLITSAIVGALLHVSIDTLHHEYNPIFWQMGPTYITGPLVVWFGPIQAHLIIHLFSLLLLIYVLKKILNERGERLSLLYKDPLKTIRLLIESINR, from the coding sequence ATGCCGTTCACACCCCTTCATTTTGCGTATCCATGGTTGTTAAAGTGGAGGTTTAATAGCCTTAACACTCTAACACTCATCGTAGCTTCATTTGTACCCGATGTCGAAAATTCTATCCTGATGCTCATGGGTATATATCCAAATAGATTGGTAACACACTCTTTGATCGGAGTATTCACGATCGATCCGGCCCTAGCCATTCTAATCGCATACATACTCACACGCATCAATCTTGAGAGTATAGGCCTCCCAAATCTTAAGCCTCTTACGTTAAACTTTAATCTGATCACTTCAGCGATTGTAGGTGCGCTTCTACATGTATCGATCGATACATTACATCACGAATACAATCCGATCTTCTGGCAGATGGGCCCGACTTACATTACTGGCCCTCTCGTGGTATGGTTTGGCCCGATTCAAGCCCATCTCATCATTCATCTCTTTAGCCTCTTACTGCTGATATACGTTCTAAAGAAGATTCTTAATGAAAGGGGTGAACGGTTATCACTTCTTTATAAAGATCCATTAAAGACTATAAGGTTGTTGATAGAATCAATCAATCGATGA
- the argH gene encoding argininosuccinate lyase codes for MAVDLLRGERLEEFAHEAIEYTSSVSHDEPLVKPVIMINQAHMVMLIECGLIKYEYGIKCLEALESIPHDLKLDPKLEDVHMNIESFVIKKVGEEIGGQLNLGKSRNDQVATAIRMVLREYVLDITSNLIALCKTIIQRSMEHLETIIPGYTHLQHAQPVTLAHHLLAYCEALIRDGYRLRDAYNRINISPMGSAALATTSLKIDRELTASLLGFEGLVVNSIDAVSARDFAVEVISDLSLLMTNLSRMAEELILWSTYEFGIVEIPDEYASTSSIMPQKKNAVVAEMIRSKTSTIYGDLIASLSILNSLPYSYNLDLQDLTPKLWDACKVTLTSLKVMNGMMKRVKFNVNRLNELIKDDMLLATDLADYLTQRFNIPFRISHRIVGALVKRAIEKGASLGETIGELDKIIERMTGSRVDIPMSELRNVLDVRRAIEARCVIGGPSPSEVKKMINLYESKLDILERWVSECRSKLESASNLLREKIDSLKRVKG; via the coding sequence ATGGCCGTGGATCTACTGAGGGGAGAGAGGCTTGAGGAGTTCGCCCATGAAGCTATAGAGTACACTTCATCCGTTTCACACGATGAACCGTTGGTAAAGCCCGTGATCATGATCAATCAGGCACACATGGTCATGCTGATCGAATGCGGATTGATAAAATATGAGTATGGTATCAAATGCCTTGAAGCGTTAGAATCTATACCTCATGATCTAAAGTTGGATCCGAAGTTGGAAGATGTTCATATGAATATTGAATCGTTCGTGATCAAGAAGGTGGGTGAGGAGATAGGTGGACAATTGAACCTGGGAAAGAGTAGAAATGACCAGGTGGCGACGGCGATACGGATGGTGTTAAGAGAGTACGTCTTGGATATAACCTCAAACCTCATAGCACTATGTAAAACGATCATCCAAAGATCGATGGAGCATTTAGAAACTATCATTCCAGGCTATACACACCTTCAGCATGCCCAACCAGTAACCTTGGCGCACCATCTACTCGCTTACTGTGAAGCTCTGATAAGAGATGGTTATAGATTGAGAGATGCGTACAACCGTATCAATATAAGCCCCATGGGTTCTGCTGCACTCGCTACGACGAGTTTAAAGATCGATAGAGAGTTGACAGCTTCGCTCTTGGGCTTTGAAGGGTTAGTGGTAAACTCTATCGATGCTGTTAGTGCAAGGGACTTCGCTGTAGAGGTGATCTCAGACCTTTCATTATTGATGACCAATCTGAGTAGAATGGCTGAAGAATTGATCCTATGGAGCACTTATGAATTTGGTATCGTAGAGATTCCCGATGAATATGCATCTACAAGTAGTATTATGCCACAGAAGAAGAATGCTGTAGTCGCGGAGATGATCAGATCGAAAACTTCAACGATCTACGGAGACCTTATCGCATCACTCTCCATCCTTAACTCTCTACCATACAGTTATAACCTCGATCTACAGGATCTAACCCCAAAACTCTGGGATGCATGCAAAGTAACCCTCACATCATTAAAGGTTATGAATGGTATGATGAAAAGAGTAAAGTTTAATGTGAACCGTTTGAATGAATTGATCAAGGATGATATGCTCTTGGCTACAGATCTGGCAGATTATCTGACCCAGAGGTTCAACATACCCTTTAGGATCTCACATAGGATCGTGGGCGCCCTTGTGAAGAGAGCTATTGAGAAGGGCGCGAGCCTTGGTGAAACGATCGGTGAGTTGGATAAAATCATCGAAAGGATGACCGGATCGAGGGTTGATATACCGATGAGCGAATTAAGGAATGTATTAGATGTAAGAAGAGCAATTGAAGCTAGATGTGTCATCGGAGGTCCGAGCCCATCCGAAGTTAAAAAGATGATAAATCTTTATGAATCTAAATTGGATATCTTGGAGCGTTGGGTCTCTGAATGTAGATCAAAATTGGAGAGTGCATCCAATCTGCTGCGTGAGAAAATAGATTCGTTAAAAAGGGTGAAGGGTTGA
- the lysW/argW gene encoding alpha-aminoadipate/glutamate carrier protein LysW/ArgW → MKAKCLECEGEIKLPDDVVEGEIVSCPDCGADFEVIKVSSGKVELRAAEMVGEDWGE, encoded by the coding sequence ATGAAAGCAAAGTGTTTAGAATGTGAAGGTGAAATCAAATTACCCGATGATGTGGTAGAAGGAGAAATCGTCTCATGCCCCGATTGTGGTGCGGACTTTGAAGTAATCAAGGTGAGTTCTGGAAAGGTTGAATTGAGAGCTGCTGAGATGGTTGGAGAAGATTGGGGAGAATGA
- a CDS encoding DUF371 domain-containing protein: MEAIDSVKFYGHPLIRATHHTTFEITKDESITQRGTCIIGVRANKACRDLNEEIKSFIRSHNAIVHIELIVDDEIFKTSASGDPFLTLEDERDIVVRKSNYVCKRTLAVKCRAAAKDIPRSMIDKLKDPSKEGLMIIKVEV; this comes from the coding sequence ATGGAGGCTATCGATTCGGTAAAGTTTTATGGCCATCCTTTAATTCGAGCTACACATCATACTACATTCGAAATAACTAAGGATGAATCGATCACACAAAGAGGAACATGTATAATAGGGGTGAGGGCGAATAAAGCGTGTAGAGATTTAAATGAAGAGATCAAGAGTTTTATCCGCTCACATAACGCTATAGTGCATATCGAATTGATCGTGGATGATGAAATCTTTAAGACATCTGCCTCTGGCGATCCATTTCTCACATTGGAGGATGAACGGGATATTGTGGTAAGAAAGAGTAACTATGTATGCAAAAGGACGTTGGCCGTTAAATGCAGGGCCGCTGCCAAAGATATTCCTCGCAGTATGATAGATAAGTTAAAAGATCCTTCAAAAGAAGGCTTGATGATCATTAAAGTGGAGGTATAA
- a CDS encoding argininosuccinate synthase: MVKERVVLAYSGGLDTSVAIKYFQEKYNMDVITVTVNIGQVEDLNEIAERAKALGAIKHYSIDALREFTVDYIFPAIKANALYGGKYPLGTALGRPLIAKKLVEVAEKEGATTVAHGCTGKGNDQVRFDITIKALNPNLKIIAPVRDWNLSRDEEIEYVKKHNIPLEIKRSIYSVDQNLWGRSIESGPLEDPYHEPSHEVFQWTKPLDKTPDRPEYLELEFKEGVPIAVNGQKMDPVSLIQYVNKVAGEHGIGVIDHIEDRVVGIKSREVYEYPAATCIIEAHKDLEKLVLTRHQLAFKSFVEQEWAWLVYSGLWMEPLRMDLQAFIDSTQKFVEGKVRLKMYKGSVRVVGRSSPYSLYSYALATYDSSSTFDQRASIGFIHLWGLQSHIANLIRKKKVEDSEIYGRGSTEGREA, from the coding sequence ATGGTGAAAGAAAGGGTAGTGTTAGCCTATTCGGGAGGCCTGGACACTTCTGTAGCTATAAAGTACTTCCAAGAGAAGTACAATATGGATGTTATAACCGTTACGGTAAATATAGGCCAGGTTGAAGATCTGAATGAAATCGCTGAAAGGGCGAAGGCTCTAGGTGCGATCAAACATTATTCAATAGATGCTTTAAGGGAATTCACAGTAGATTACATCTTCCCCGCGATAAAGGCGAATGCACTTTACGGAGGAAAGTATCCTCTGGGCACAGCTCTAGGGAGGCCATTAATTGCTAAAAAGTTGGTAGAGGTGGCAGAGAAGGAGGGTGCTACTACAGTTGCACACGGTTGTACCGGTAAGGGTAACGATCAAGTACGTTTTGATATAACTATAAAGGCCCTTAATCCAAATTTGAAGATCATCGCACCGGTAAGGGATTGGAACCTATCACGTGATGAGGAGATCGAATATGTGAAGAAGCATAACATCCCGCTCGAGATAAAAAGATCCATCTACAGTGTCGATCAAAACCTTTGGGGCAGATCGATCGAGAGTGGCCCCTTGGAGGATCCTTACCATGAACCATCACATGAAGTCTTTCAATGGACAAAGCCTTTGGATAAAACACCGGACCGACCGGAGTATTTAGAGCTCGAATTTAAAGAAGGTGTGCCTATAGCTGTGAATGGGCAGAAGATGGATCCTGTGAGTTTGATACAGTATGTTAACAAGGTTGCAGGAGAGCATGGCATAGGGGTTATAGATCATATAGAGGATAGGGTCGTAGGGATCAAATCGCGGGAAGTTTACGAATATCCCGCAGCGACCTGTATAATCGAAGCCCATAAGGATCTGGAGAAGCTCGTTCTAACGAGGCACCAATTGGCCTTCAAATCTTTTGTCGAACAAGAATGGGCTTGGTTGGTGTATAGTGGACTTTGGATGGAGCCATTGAGGATGGATCTTCAAGCCTTTATAGACTCGACTCAAAAGTTCGTCGAAGGTAAAGTGAGATTAAAGATGTATAAGGGGAGTGTAAGGGTCGTTGGTAGATCCTCACCATATTCATTGTATAGTTACGCTTTGGCAACCTACGATTCTTCATCGACATTCGATCAAAGGGCTTCGATAGGCTTCATACATCTGTGGGGCTTACAATCCCATATTGCCAATCTGATAAGAAAGAAGAAGGTCGAGGATAGTGAGATCTATGGCCGTGGATCTACTGAGGGGAGAGAGGCTTGA
- the psmA gene encoding archaeal proteasome endopeptidase complex subunit alpha, with protein sequence MFPAAAGYDRAITVFSPDGRLYQVEYAIETVRRGTLAVGIKTPQGVVLAAEERVRKLQSATATQKIFQVDDHIGVAAAGYIPDARVQVDYARVIAQSNKLVYDEAVDVETVARRIADLAQQYTQYAGVRPFGVSLIFAGISSHGAQLYLTDPSGTYLEYNAVAIGAGSDQVTAYLEQNYNENMSLEEAILLAIESIYLVSEDKVGTRHIKLAVIDTTTKKMRFLSQEEIKSYADKARTRKGSSSID encoded by the coding sequence TTGTTCCCAGCCGCTGCAGGTTACGATAGAGCTATTACAGTATTCTCTCCTGATGGAAGGCTTTACCAGGTCGAATATGCGATAGAGACCGTTAGAAGAGGGACTTTGGCCGTTGGGATAAAGACACCACAAGGAGTAGTATTGGCTGCAGAAGAGAGGGTAAGGAAGCTTCAATCGGCCACCGCAACTCAAAAGATCTTTCAAGTGGATGATCACATCGGTGTCGCAGCTGCGGGCTATATACCCGATGCACGTGTCCAAGTAGATTATGCAAGGGTTATAGCGCAAAGTAATAAGTTGGTCTACGATGAGGCCGTCGATGTCGAAACTGTCGCCCGAAGAATCGCCGATCTTGCCCAGCAATATACTCAATATGCAGGTGTGAGGCCGTTCGGTGTTTCTTTAATATTCGCGGGCATCAGCAGCCATGGTGCACAATTATACCTTACAGATCCTAGTGGTACATATTTGGAGTACAATGCCGTGGCGATCGGTGCGGGGAGCGATCAAGTGACAGCATATCTGGAGCAGAATTATAATGAAAATATGAGTTTAGAGGAAGCGATCCTCCTGGCCATCGAATCGATATACCTCGTTAGTGAAGATAAAGTAGGAACCCGCCACATTAAGTTGGCGGTAATAGATACCACTACGAAGAAGATGAGGTTTCTTTCTCAAGAGGAGATAAAGAGTTACGCAGATAAAGCGAGGACGAGGAAAGGTTCATCATCGATTGATTGA